Proteins found in one Patescibacteria group bacterium genomic segment:
- a CDS encoding S1C family serine protease, with product MSKQKEKVNKEERNSDIIDEVYNANDFNHLQVPSKISIKTIVICLILCVVLSLLCGLLGGLFILTSQKLTIPFVATWDLSERLPKREITIQTREEITITQDEHITELMEQLGPQLVKIFSKQDVSSLNVIDQINLDKKALGRGSILTNDGWVMTVNGVAEAGQEYLAVTSDNQTYSIEKIVEDPLTGLVFLKLASASKNFSVIKLAEEVASGERILVLKDSKALEVSYVNDIKYQDIKISEDLIMSAEKLQEFILLGKDFDPGLAGGPVINFDGSVVGVLRSLEARTTEEESDLVIEELINTAISVDYFKSAIDQLLKFGEIRRPKLGVEYLNLARASGIVNSRFKDYKKGALLYGTPGLGTVAREAGLKNADVISKVNNDIVNGRYSLTELIQQYLPGDEIELFFMRGETEKVVKVKLGEM from the coding sequence ATGTCTAAACAAAAGGAAAAAGTTAATAAAGAAGAAAGGAATTCAGATATTATTGATGAGGTGTATAATGCCAATGATTTTAATCATTTGCAGGTGCCGTCAAAAATCAGCATTAAGACCATAGTTATTTGTCTGATTTTGTGTGTAGTTTTAAGTTTATTATGCGGCTTATTGGGAGGCCTTTTTATTTTAACCTCGCAAAAATTGACTATTCCTTTTGTCGCCACTTGGGATTTAAGTGAAAGGCTGCCAAAACGGGAAATTACTATCCAAACCCGGGAGGAGATTACTATTACCCAGGATGAGCACATTACCGAGCTAATGGAACAATTGGGGCCCCAGTTGGTTAAAATTTTTTCTAAGCAAGACGTTAGCAGCCTTAATGTCATTGACCAGATTAATTTGGACAAGAAGGCGCTTGGCCGGGGCTCAATTTTAACTAATGATGGCTGGGTGATGACAGTGAATGGGGTAGCGGAGGCAGGTCAAGAATATTTGGCGGTCACTTCTGACAACCAGACTTATTCTATTGAAAAAATAGTGGAAGACCCGCTTACGGGCCTAGTTTTTTTAAAGTTGGCTAGCGCTAGCAAAAATTTTTCTGTGATTAAGTTAGCCGAAGAAGTTGCTTCTGGCGAGAGAATTTTGGTTTTGAAAGATTCAAAGGCTTTAGAAGTGAGCTATGTTAATGACATTAAATATCAGGATATTAAAATTTCAGAAGATCTAATTATGTCTGCAGAAAAGCTTCAAGAGTTCATTTTATTAGGCAAGGACTTTGACCCTGGGTTGGCTGGCGGGCCAGTGATAAATTTTGACGGTTCAGTGGTTGGCGTTTTGCGTAGTTTAGAGGCCAGAACCACAGAGGAAGAATCAGACTTAGTAATTGAGGAATTGATTAACACAGCCATTTCTGTGGATTATTTTAAAAGCGCCATAGATCAACTTCTAAAGTTTGGAGAAATCAGGCGGCCCAAGCTGGGGGTGGAGTATTTGAATTTGGCACGCGCTTCTGGTATTGTTAATTCCAGGTTTAAAGATTATAAAAAAGGCGCTTTGCTTTATGGCACGCCTGGTTTAGGCACCGTGGCCAGAGAGGCTGGCCTTAAGAACGCTGATGTAATTAGCAAAGTTAATAATGATATTGTCAATGGCCGCTATAGTTTAACCGAGCTCATTCAGCAGTATTTGCCCGGAGATGAGATAGAGCTCTTTTTTATGCGGGGCGAGACGGAAAAGGTGGTGAAAGTGAAGTTGGGGGAGATGTGA